The DNA region TGGAGGATACGGTCTGCTTGGCGGCTGCCGCCGCTTGGCCCAGATCGTCCTTGATCTTCGCGGACTGCTCGGCTATATGGCTGTCGGCTACATATTCCGAGGAGTGCAGCGTAATGCGCGGCGGCTCGGTTAGCAGCCACATGCACAGCAGCATGCCGATGAAAGGCGCGATGGCTAGCATAAATAAACGGTTTACCTGCTTCGGTCGGATGTATTTCAGCTTGCTCACTTTAAGAGCTCCATTTTGCGTTCCAGTTCCTTGAGCTGTTTCTCGACCTCGCTCAGCTGGCTGTACAGCTTGTTGCTGTTGTCGGTTTTGCCGCTCGCCTGATCCTTGGTAAAGGTCAAGAGCTCGTTAAAGGATTGAACCTGACTCTGCATCTCGTCCAATTCCTGTACCAGCTCATTGAAACGCTGATCGTATTCCGACTTGAACGAAGCCATCTGCCGATTGGTATCCTCCTGAAGCTGGATAACGACCTGTTCCTTCAAATGATTGCTGTATAAATAGGCTGCGGTAGTGCCAAGCCCGATCAGAACAATCCAAAATACCCAGAACCATCTGGCCGAAGGTCCTTTGCGCTGCATTTCCTCACGGGTTTCGTAGGGGGTATTGTTTTCTGATTCCAACACCGGCATTTCATCACCCCTCAAAATCTATCATTTTTTCCAGATATCTATTCTATCATGTCAGAAATACTTTCGCAAAGACGAACAAAAAGCACTTGAGTTATGAAAAAAGATTGCCTAGAAAGTTAGAGTGGGATACAATCTGTATAGATTTGTTTATCAAGTAGGATACATATAAGACATTCGCCATGCTTATTTTGACTTCTCTGCGTCTTCAGGATTAAATTCGCTACGGATCTGCATGTGATTCACAGTCCAAAATGTCGATCCATGCCGTAAACAACGTAAATTCGCATGTCGGATGTATGCTTCGTGATGATGCCGCTTACTTAGAAATAGAGATATCAGACGAAACAGGAGGTCTATTGGAATATGAATCAGGTTTGGCGGGTAGTTATCGTCGGCAGTCAACCTACAAGCATGCTGGGAACGAAATTGATATTGGAGGAGGAGCAGGACCTGATCGTCCTAGGCATGACTTCTTCCGGCACGGAAGGAGTGCGGATGGTCGCTGAGCAGTTACCCGAACTGGTCTTATTGGATTACCAACTTCAGGACCAGACCTCGGAAGCGATCCTGGAACAGATGAAGCAGTTGTCCCCGAACACCCATGTGGTGGTCATGACCGACAACGACGGCCTTCCGCTGCTGCAGTCCTTGGTTAGCCGGGGAGCGAGCGGGTTGTTGTCCAAGCAGGCATCGACCTTTCAGCTTATCCATATGATCGCCGGGCTTCGGGAGGGGGTAGCCTCTCTTCCGCTGGAATGGGTAAGACAGGGAATCTGGCCGCTGACGGCCTCGGCGATGAACGAAGGCGGGCTGCAGCTCTCCGAGACGGAAGCCTTTATCATGGAACGGATCGTGCAGG from Paenibacillus ihbetae includes:
- a CDS encoding DNA-binding response regulator, which encodes MNQVWRVVIVGSQPTSMLGTKLILEEEQDLIVLGMTSSGTEGVRMVAEQLPELVLLDYQLQDQTSEAILEQMKQLSPNTHVVVMTDNDGLPLLQSLVSRGASGLLSKQASTFQLIHMIAGLREGVASLPLEWVRQGIWPLTASAMNEGGLQLSETEAFIMERIVQGITYDKIASEIQVSRRSIDNYLRKIYVKLGVSTRAQAIEKYALYTRQGRQIYA